A genomic window from Salvia hispanica cultivar TCC Black 2014 chromosome 5, UniMelb_Shisp_WGS_1.0, whole genome shotgun sequence includes:
- the LOC125188909 gene encoding palmitoyl-acyl carrier protein thioesterase, chloroplastic-like, translated as MVATAATSAFLQIPSPASDSAGKTPGKALGSVPASVDARGTNAKSKSTSSGRLHVKANAQAPPKVNGSKVGSMESLKTEDMSPPPRTFINQLPDWSMLLAAITTIFLAAEKQWMMLDWKPKRSDMLVDPFGLGQIVQGGFVFRQNFSIRSYEIGADRTASVETLMNHLQETALNHVKNAGLLADGFGSTPEMCKRNLIWVVSKMQVAVDRYPTWGDVVQVDTWVAASGKNGMRRDWLVRDSNTGDILTRATSLWVMMNKETRKLSKMPDEVRGEIGSYFVDSPPLVDDDSRKLPKLDEKTAENIHSGLTPRWSDLDVNQHVNNVKYVGWILESAPLEILETHELAGMTLEYRRECMRDSVLQSLTSIVEDGSGDSSRPGIVECQHLLRLEGGGEIVKGRTKWRPKFVDKIGSFGQLPHENA; from the exons ATGGTCGCCACTGCTGCAACTTCTGCGTTTCTCCAAATACCTTCTCCAGCTTCAGACTCTGCTGGAAAAACACCAGGAAAGGCATTAGGGAGTGTCCCTGCAAGTGTTGATGCACGTGGCACCAATGCTAAGTCGAAATCCACATCGTCGGGAAGATTGCACGTTAAGGCTAACGCACAAGCCCCTCCCAAGGTCAATGGCTCTAAGGTTGGCTCTATGGAGTCTCTGAAGACTGAGGACATGTCACCTCCACCGAGGACATTCATCAACCAATTGCCTGACTGGAGCATGCTTCTTGCTGCCATTACTACAATATTTTTGGCAGCTGAAAAGCAATGGATGATGCTTGATTGGAAGCCAAAACGGTCAGATATGCTTGTTGATCCTTTTGGTTTGGGGCAGATTGTACAAGGTGGTTTTGTGTTTCGTCAAAACTTCAGTATTAGATCTTATGAAATAGGGGCGGATAGGACTGCTTCGGTAGAAACACTGATGAATCATTTGCAG GAAACAGCTCTAAATCACGTAAAAAATGCTGGGCTGCTGGCTGATGGCTTTGGTTCAACACCGGAGATGTGCAAACGAAATTTAATTTGGGTGGTTTCCAAAATGCAGGTTGCTGTAGATCGCTACCCGACATG GGGTGATGTTGTTCAAGTAGATACCTGGGTAGCTGCATCAGGAAAGAATGGTATGCGTCGAGATTGGCTTGTGCGTGATAGTAACACTGGCGATATATTAACTAGAGCTACAAG TCTATGGGTGATGATGAATAAAGAGACACGGAAGTTATCCAAAATGCCGGATGAGGTCCGAGGTGAAATAGGTAGCTACTTTGTGGATTCTCCTCCATTAGTGGATGACGATAGTAGGAAACTACCAAAGCTTGATGAAAAGACTGCAGAGAACATTCATAGTGGTTTGACT CCTAGATGGAGTGATTTAGATGTGAATCAACATGTGAATAATGTTAAATATGTTGGTTGGATACTAGAG AGTGCTCCACTAGAAATATTGGAGACTCACGAGCTCGCTGGTATGACTCTAGAATACAGGAGGGAGTGCATGAGAGACAGTGTGCTGCAGTCACTCACTTCAATTGTTGAGGATGGTAGTGGCGACTCGTCTCGCCCTGGCATTGTTGAGTGCCAGCATTTGCTTCGATTGGAGGGTGGAGGTGAAATTGTGAAGGGGCGGACCAAGTGGAGGCCGAAGTTTGTTGACAAGATCGGAAGCTTTGGGCAGCTCCCGCACGAAAATGCTTAA